The following is a genomic window from Pseudomonas parafulva.
CCAGTAGCGCCGGTGATGGCGCCCGTTACCAGACCTATGACCGGCGAGAGATAGCGTTCGGCACGCTGGGAAACAACGAAGGTTGTGGCGAACAGGGCATAAAGCGCGTAGATGAGCAGCGCAATACCCAAGGCAAACCCAGACCATGCCGGATTGACTGAGACAAGCAATGCCGCCGCCGGCAGCGTTCCCACGGCAATGGCAGCCTGCATGGGCCATAAGCGACGTATCAAGTGGTAGGTCCCTGGCCCGGATACGCACTGCCAGACATTGGTCACCAATGACGGAATGATCAACAGTGCGGCAGCGGCGGACGGTGGCATCGCGGTGCCGAGCAATCCCATCGCGACAGTGGGCAACCCCATACCTGTGACGCCTTTCACTGCCCCTGCGGCGATGAACGTCAACGTCAGCATCACCACTAAAAAATAGGTCTCGTTCATCCCTCGATTGAAGGCCATCGGACCCGGTGCGCACAATCAGGACTTTTTCCGCTACCCTTCGGGCAGTCCGAAGGGTTAAGGAGACGTTGATGCGATTCGATCTAGCCGACCTTCGTCTTTTTCTCTGTGTGCTCGACGCCGGCAGCATCACCCAAGGCGCGCTGTCGGCCAACCTGGCCTTGGCATCGGCCAGTGAGCGACTGCGTAGCATGGAGGTCGATGCAGGGGTTGCCCTCCTGGAGCGCCATTCACGCGGCGTCACCGCAACCCAGGCGGGCGAAGCGGTTGCCCACCATGCTCGGCTCATACTGCAACAACAAGCCGTTCTGAAAGGTGAACTCAGGGGATTTGCATCGGGTGCTCACGGCACACTGGCCTTGTACGCGAACACGGCAGCACTGACCCATTTCCTCCCCCCGAGACTTGCCGATTGGCTGGCTGACCGGCCACACCTGCATATGGACTTGCGCGAGCGAACCAGCGCAGAGATCGTGCAAGGGGTCACCGCCGGATTGATCGAAGCGGGCATCGTGTCAGATTCATCCAACGCTGCGGACCTGTGTGTTCGCCCAATTGCACGGGACCACCTCGTGCTCATCGTGCCCGCCACTCACCCGCTCGCCACGCGCAAAGCAGTGCATTTTCTTGAAGTGCTCAATGAGACATTTGTCGGCCTGGCTTCGGGTAATGCCCTGCAGGACCACCTTGAAGATCAAGCCAAGGCCCTTGGCCGTCGATTGACGCTGCGCATCCAGATGAAGACCTTCGATGGACTGTGCACGATGGTCAACCGGGGGATCGGAGTGGCAATCTTGCCTCAGTGCATCGCTGCCCGACATCGACGGCGTCACTCATACTCGACCTTGGCCATCGAGGATGAGTGGGCGCGCCGCCAATTGTGTGTGGTCTACCGAGAGTGGCTGACATTGTCGCCAGCCATGCAAAGCTTGCTGGAGCACTTGGGTGCCTGTGCCGATTGACCCCATCGTTTCAGCATGAAGAACAGCCCATCCCCAATAAAACTTTCAGCGCCCCGCACCACTCAACCAGGCACTGCGCCACTCTCTGTACAGGGCGCGCCGTTCCTCAACTGCGTAGGTAGAAACGATGATCGCTCGATGGCGCTGGGCTTTGGGTCAAATGACCAAGCGACTGTGGTTCCGTGCCACGCTGTTCTCGCTGACCGGCGTGATCACCGCGCTGCTCGCCATCACCTTGCGCGATTTCGTACCCCCCACGCTACCGGCGAAAATCGGCGCCGATTCGGTCGACAAGATCCTGGGCATCATCGCGTCGAGCATGCTGGCGGTCACCACCTTTTCACTGAGCACCGTGGTCTCCGCCTACAGCGCCGCCAGCAATGGCGTCACACCCCGGGCGACCACCCTGGTGATGGAGGACTCCACCACCCAGAACGCCCTTGCGACGTTCATTGGATCGTTCCTGTTCAGTCTGGTCGGCATCATCGCGCTGAGTACCGGTGCTTACGGCGCGCAAGGCCGGGTCGTGTTGTTCGCCGTGACCCTGGTCATGATCGTGCTGATCATCTACACCCTGCTGCGCTGGATCGACCACTTGTCCACGCTCGGCAGAGTCGGTGAAACCATCGACCGGGTCGAGCGCGCGACCCTCGCAGCCCTTGAGCAGCGTGCCCGCTGGCCGTTCATGGGGGCCGCCCCTTACCCCGTCGACGTCGCCCTCCCCGCGCAGGCAATGACGATCGTCAGCGTGGACACCGGCTATGTCCAGCACATCGATGTGAGCGCGCTCGCGGTGGTTGCCAAGCGGCACGACGTCGAGATCTACCTCGAGGTACTGCCTGGCAGCTTTGTCCACCTGGGTGCGCCCCTGGCACGCCTGCTCAACACGTCCTCAGCCAGCAGCGACCTGGAAACTGAACTGCGCCACGCGATCACCGTGGGGCTGCGCCGCACCTTCGATCAAGACCCGCGTTTCGGCCTGTCGGTGCTGGCAGAGATCGCCTCGCGCGCCCTGTCCCCGGCCACCAATGACTCCGGTACGGTCATCGATGTGATCGGTCGCGGGGTGCGCTGCTTCTCTAAATGGGCTCTTCAGCCCGCCGACACCGATGACATCGACGCACACTGCCGGCGCGTGCATGTACGCTGCGTTGAGGTACACGACCTGTTCGACGACTTCTTCACCTTGATCGCTCGTGACGGCGCGGGCCTGCTGGAAATCGACATCCGCATGATCAAGGCCTTGATCAGCTTGACCGAAATCGACTCCGCCCGCTTCGGCACGCAGTGCCGGTTGCACGCGGCACTGCTGGTCAAACGCGCCGAGACAGCGCTGGTCCTGGATGAGGAGAAGACACGGCTCAGGGCCGTGGCCGCCCCCTTACTGACTGAGTGACCGGCTCAGCCAGCACCGGCACTTACGGCGCGGCGACCCGGCCGCGCACCGCCATCTTGCGGTACAGCACCAGCGTTGCGCTCAACGCGCACAGCGCGGCGAAGGTCACCCAGTACGCGGGCGCGGCCTTGTCGCCAGTCTCATGAATCAGCCAGGTCGACATCGCTGGGGTGAAGCCGCCGAACAGCGCCGTCGCCAGGCTATAGGCCAGCGAGAACCCCGCCACCTTCACATCCTCGGGCATGATTTCGGTCAGCGCGGGGATCATCGCGCCGTTGTACATCGCGTACAGGAACGAGAACCACAGCAGCACTTCCAGCATGTGCGCGAAGCTCGCCGCTTGCGCCAGGTAGGAAAGCGCCGGATAAGCCGTGAACACGGTCAGCACGGTCATGGCGATGAGCATCGGCTTGCGTCCGAAGCGGTCGCTGAGCGTGCCGCCGATCGGCAGCCAGAAGAAGTTCGACACCCCGACCAGCAGCGTCACCAACAAGGCATCGGTGGTGCTCAGGTTGAGAACGGTCTTGCCGAAAGTCGGCGCATACACCGTGATGAGGTAGAACGCGCTGGTGGTCATCGCCACCATCAGCATGCCACCCACCACCACGCCCCAGTTCTGGCCGAGTGTGGCAATCACCTGCTTCATGGTCGGGCGATGGCTGCGGTTTTCGAAGGCTTCAGTTTCTTGCAGGTTGCGGCGCAGGAAAAAGATGAAGGGAATGATCAGGCACGCCACGGCGAACGGTATGCGCCAGCCCCACTCGCTGATCTGCAAGGGCTGCAGCGACTGATTCAAGGCATAACCCAAGGCGGCGGCAACGATGATTGCCACCTGCTGACTGCCAGACTGCCAGCTGGTGTAGAAGCCCTTTTTGCCGG
Proteins encoded in this region:
- a CDS encoding sulfite exporter TauE/SafE family protein, with protein sequence MNETYFLVVMLTLTFIAAGAVKGVTGMGLPTVAMGLLGTAMPPSAAAALLIIPSLVTNVWQCVSGPGTYHLIRRLWPMQAAIAVGTLPAAALLVSVNPAWSGFALGIALLIYALYALFATTFVVSQRAERYLSPVIGLVTGAITGATGVFVMPAVPYLQSLRLERDELVQALGLSFTTSTVALAAGLLLHGGMKFEQVGLSTLAVIPAMVGMFVGQSIRTRISPKRFKQCFLIFLAVLGLELASRPFL
- a CDS encoding LysR family transcriptional regulator → MRFDLADLRLFLCVLDAGSITQGALSANLALASASERLRSMEVDAGVALLERHSRGVTATQAGEAVAHHARLILQQQAVLKGELRGFASGAHGTLALYANTAALTHFLPPRLADWLADRPHLHMDLRERTSAEIVQGVTAGLIEAGIVSDSSNAADLCVRPIARDHLVLIVPATHPLATRKAVHFLEVLNETFVGLASGNALQDHLEDQAKALGRRLTLRIQMKTFDGLCTMVNRGIGVAILPQCIAARHRRRHSYSTLAIEDEWARRQLCVVYREWLTLSPAMQSLLEHLGACAD
- a CDS encoding DUF2254 domain-containing protein, translated to MIARWRWALGQMTKRLWFRATLFSLTGVITALLAITLRDFVPPTLPAKIGADSVDKILGIIASSMLAVTTFSLSTVVSAYSAASNGVTPRATTLVMEDSTTQNALATFIGSFLFSLVGIIALSTGAYGAQGRVVLFAVTLVMIVLIIYTLLRWIDHLSTLGRVGETIDRVERATLAALEQRARWPFMGAAPYPVDVALPAQAMTIVSVDTGYVQHIDVSALAVVAKRHDVEIYLEVLPGSFVHLGAPLARLLNTSSASSDLETELRHAITVGLRRTFDQDPRFGLSVLAEIASRALSPATNDSGTVIDVIGRGVRCFSKWALQPADTDDIDAHCRRVHVRCVEVHDLFDDFFTLIARDGAGLLEIDIRMIKALISLTEIDSARFGTQCRLHAALLVKRAETALVLDEEKTRLRAVAAPLLTE
- a CDS encoding MFS transporter, with the protein product MPASPHAARSKAAAVFRVTSGNFLEQFDFFLFGFYATQIAGAFFPASSEFASLMMTFAVFGAGFLMRPLGAIVLGAYIDDVGRRKGLIVTLSIMASGTLLIVLVPGFATIGYWAPLLVLIGRLLQGFSAGAELGGVSVYLAEMATPGKKGFYTSWQSGSQQVAIIVAAALGYALNQSLQPLQISEWGWRIPFAVACLIIPFIFFLRRNLQETEAFENRSHRPTMKQVIATLGQNWGVVVGGMLMVAMTTSAFYLITVYAPTFGKTVLNLSTTDALLVTLLVGVSNFFWLPIGGTLSDRFGRKPMLIAMTVLTVFTAYPALSYLAQAASFAHMLEVLLWFSFLYAMYNGAMIPALTEIMPEDVKVAGFSLAYSLATALFGGFTPAMSTWLIHETGDKAAPAYWVTFAALCALSATLVLYRKMAVRGRVAAP